In Maridesulfovibrio sp., the following proteins share a genomic window:
- a CDS encoding response regulator, whose protein sequence is MNTILIIDDDPKMLKLLEHYLRKEEVTTLTATDGEQGLAMFAANSVDLVIIDIFMPNMDGIQTILEIKQKQAESKILVISGGGEFTGLEYLKQAKALGAKEALVKPFSQNDFLSTIRAMLD, encoded by the coding sequence ATGAACACAATCCTGATTATTGACGATGATCCTAAAATGCTTAAACTGCTTGAGCATTACCTCAGGAAAGAAGAGGTTACCACACTCACCGCCACAGACGGAGAGCAGGGATTAGCCATGTTTGCCGCAAATTCAGTAGATCTGGTTATCATCGATATATTTATGCCAAACATGGACGGGATTCAGACTATTCTGGAAATAAAACAAAAACAGGCTGAAAGCAAAATTCTCGTTATCTCAGGTGGCGGAGAATTCACCGGTCTTGAATATTTGAAGCAGGCCAAGGCTCTTGGCGCAAAAGAAGCTCTGGTTAAACCTTTCTCGCAGAACGATTTTCTGAGTACCATACGAGCAATGCTGGACTGA
- a CDS encoding LysE family translocator gives MSVEFWGIYVLTVFLASIIPGPSMILALTHGIKFGARRAVATAVGNCAASFLQAMVSIAGLGALLAASETAFTLVKYAGAAYLVWLGIGALFSGEFTFDEELTEAGKQVSTRKLFAQGFWVAAGNPKAIVFFSALFPQFIGSGDVSIQNFAMLLGLLCIIAFGCMMIYACGGEKLKEIIKGTTFCRYINKVLGTTFVGLGISLACARR, from the coding sequence GTGTCTGTTGAATTCTGGGGAATTTATGTTCTGACTGTCTTTCTGGCCTCTATTATTCCGGGGCCAAGTATGATTCTGGCTTTGACACATGGTATCAAGTTCGGTGCAAGGCGTGCAGTTGCCACTGCGGTGGGTAACTGCGCTGCTTCGTTTTTGCAGGCCATGGTTTCTATCGCCGGGCTGGGCGCTCTGTTGGCTGCTTCAGAAACTGCTTTTACGCTGGTTAAATACGCCGGAGCGGCCTATTTGGTTTGGCTGGGCATAGGGGCGCTCTTTTCCGGCGAATTCACTTTTGATGAAGAGTTGACTGAGGCGGGAAAACAGGTCTCCACCCGTAAGCTGTTTGCTCAGGGCTTTTGGGTCGCTGCGGGAAATCCTAAGGCAATTGTTTTTTTCAGTGCCTTGTTTCCGCAGTTCATCGGCAGCGGAGATGTTTCAATACAGAATTTCGCAATGCTTTTGGGTCTGCTTTGCATAATAGCATTCGGGTGTATGATGATTTATGCCTGCGGAGGTGAAAAGCTGAAGGAAATTATTAAAGGAACAACTTTTTGCAGGTATATTAATAAAGTGCTGGGGACGACGTTTGTGGGGTTGGGAATAAGTCTGGCCTGCGCAAGGAGATAG
- the purE gene encoding 5-(carboxyamino)imidazole ribonucleotide mutase, whose amino-acid sequence MSAKVAIFMGSISDKDTMQPCSDLLTKLGIPHVFTVSSAHRTPERTAKLVKELEDNGCEIFICAAGLAAHLAGAVAAKTIRPVLGVPICGSALGGMDALLATVQMPPGFPVGTVALDKVGAKNSAWMAAQILALHDESLSEKIREARQGFIESVEKAAAELEGN is encoded by the coding sequence ATGAGTGCAAAAGTAGCTATTTTCATGGGGTCCATTTCGGATAAGGATACAATGCAGCCTTGTTCCGATCTGCTGACCAAATTAGGTATTCCCCACGTGTTTACTGTTTCTTCAGCCCATCGTACTCCCGAAAGGACTGCGAAGCTGGTTAAGGAACTGGAAGATAACGGTTGCGAAATATTCATATGCGCAGCCGGCCTTGCGGCGCATCTTGCCGGAGCAGTGGCGGCAAAGACAATCCGTCCTGTTCTTGGTGTCCCCATTTGCGGTTCTGCCCTTGGTGGTATGGATGCGTTGCTGGCAACTGTGCAGATGCCTCCGGGATTTCCCGTAGGGACTGTTGCTCTCGATAAAGTTGGGGCAAAGAACTCCGCATGGATGGCGGCACAGATTCTGGCACTGCATGACGAAAGTCTGTCTGAAAAGATCAGGGAAGCCCGTCAGGGATTCATTGAATCTGTTGAGAAAGCAGCGGCTGAACTTGAAGGTAACTAG
- the purD gene encoding phosphoribosylamine--glycine ligase encodes MKILVVGSGGREHALAWKISQSPKVSEIFIAPGNGGTRLHGTNVDIQDDDLPALVNFAKENQIDLVVAGPELPLVLGIKEALAKEGIPCFGPGAYAANLEGSKAFSKITMRDSRVPTAPFQVFDEYEQAKKFVEEKGAPIVVKADGLAAGKGVVVAGTVEEAVEALDDMMVKKVFGNAGERVVVEEALKGEEASFLAFCAGEDYALLPSAQDHKAVGEGDTGPNTGGMGAYSPAPILPRDKYAETAELVIKPILKLLAERGEPFTGILYAGLMYTEDGPSVLEYNVRFGDPECQPLLMRLDCDLVEIMLACVENRLPEVEVKLKEETTICVVMAAGGYPGTYEKGAEITGFEEAEKIDGVKVFQAGTIYEDGKTLTSGGRVLGVTALGADLGAAQKKAYEAVAKISFDKAYFRRDIGNKGLKK; translated from the coding sequence ATGAAAATACTTGTTGTAGGCTCAGGCGGAAGAGAACACGCTCTGGCTTGGAAGATAAGTCAGAGTCCCAAGGTTTCTGAGATTTTTATCGCCCCGGGTAATGGCGGAACCCGTCTGCATGGCACTAACGTCGATATTCAGGATGATGACCTGCCCGCTCTGGTCAACTTTGCCAAAGAAAATCAAATCGACCTCGTGGTAGCCGGACCGGAGCTTCCTCTGGTTCTGGGAATTAAAGAAGCTCTTGCCAAAGAAGGTATCCCCTGTTTCGGTCCCGGTGCATACGCCGCGAATCTTGAGGGCAGCAAAGCCTTTTCAAAAATAACAATGCGCGATTCCAGGGTGCCAACCGCTCCTTTTCAGGTTTTCGATGAATACGAACAGGCTAAGAAGTTCGTAGAAGAAAAAGGAGCACCCATCGTGGTTAAGGCTGACGGCCTTGCTGCAGGTAAAGGGGTTGTTGTTGCCGGAACAGTTGAAGAGGCTGTTGAAGCCCTTGACGATATGATGGTTAAAAAAGTCTTCGGTAATGCAGGAGAAAGGGTTGTTGTAGAAGAAGCCCTCAAGGGTGAAGAAGCTTCCTTTCTCGCTTTTTGTGCCGGAGAAGACTATGCCCTGCTGCCTTCCGCTCAGGACCATAAAGCCGTGGGCGAAGGTGATACCGGACCCAATACCGGCGGTATGGGTGCATACAGTCCCGCTCCAATTCTTCCCCGCGATAAATACGCAGAGACCGCTGAACTGGTTATCAAGCCTATCCTTAAGCTTCTTGCTGAACGCGGTGAACCTTTTACCGGTATTCTCTACGCTGGACTTATGTATACAGAAGATGGTCCTTCTGTCCTTGAATACAATGTTCGTTTCGGTGATCCTGAATGCCAGCCGCTGCTGATGCGTCTGGATTGCGATCTGGTTGAAATAATGCTGGCCTGTGTAGAGAATCGCCTTCCTGAAGTGGAAGTGAAGCTCAAGGAAGAAACCACCATTTGTGTGGTCATGGCAGCTGGCGGTTATCCCGGTACCTATGAGAAAGGAGCGGAAATTACCGGATTCGAGGAAGCTGAAAAAATTGATGGTGTCAAGGTCTTTCAGGCCGGGACAATATATGAAGATGGTAAAACATTAACCAGCGGCGGACGTGTGCTGGGTGTTACCGCTCTGGGGGCGGATCTCGGAGCAGCTCAGAAAAAGGCTTATGAAGCTGTCGCGAAAATCAGTTTTGACAAAGCCTATTTTCGTCGCGACATAGGTAACAAGGGTCTCAAAAAATGA
- a CDS encoding methyl-accepting chemotaxis protein, giving the protein MSGRIVVYVVVNLLVLLGLLLLLVLNPETFVGQGLAIYGLFAAAAVIVIVSGFMLRSKSASDCAMLNSWMENLVSGSGTESDLNSVIGILPEARQLAAYVDGLSERLVSADEQCKVEISRQLEAYKMAEDARARGEQARSKGLLSAAGTLENAVEGIRSSSIMLGDSSVRASKGAEKQQEFISSVVSSMEQIDASIKHSVDRAESAVVDAGAAAERAKSGEDVLTQTIDSINIVMSNTNELNSRVEALGKQAEGIGSIMSVISDIADQTNLLALNAAIEAARAGDAGRGFAVVADEVRNLAEKTMEATRDVGTEISRIQEQVEMTVAGVNHINDLAGNASGLASSSGEALGEIVTLAEKSSRAVRLIAEEAVQQAEASSTVREAVNEVHSISDETGEAMAGAGEAVSVLGRRVADLDDMIGVFKLVGNGKVQEVIDTLAKSSDVRSLNRELQERAMHTALRNNRFLELLYITDHKGIQTVSNISGQWQSFAKDSSACGKDWSNREWFRGAVEDQTMYVSDVYESSATGENCITVSGPFFDSKGRVLGVIAADVKVNG; this is encoded by the coding sequence ATGTCGGGCAGGATTGTCGTTTATGTTGTGGTAAATCTTCTGGTCCTGCTGGGGCTGCTGCTTCTTTTGGTGTTGAATCCTGAAACGTTTGTCGGTCAGGGGCTAGCTATCTATGGTCTGTTTGCCGCAGCTGCGGTTATAGTAATTGTTTCGGGTTTCATGCTGCGCTCAAAATCTGCTTCTGACTGCGCCATGCTCAATAGCTGGATGGAGAATCTTGTTTCCGGTTCTGGAACAGAAAGTGATTTAAATAGTGTTATTGGAATTCTTCCGGAAGCCCGGCAGCTTGCGGCGTATGTGGATGGACTTTCCGAACGTCTTGTGAGTGCGGACGAGCAATGCAAGGTGGAAATTTCCCGCCAGCTGGAGGCTTACAAAATGGCTGAGGATGCACGGGCACGGGGAGAACAGGCTCGAAGCAAAGGTTTGCTTTCTGCTGCCGGTACCCTCGAAAATGCGGTTGAGGGAATCCGGTCCAGCTCTATTATGCTCGGAGATTCCTCAGTCAGAGCCAGCAAGGGAGCTGAAAAACAGCAGGAATTTATTTCTTCCGTAGTCTCATCCATGGAGCAGATCGATGCTTCCATTAAGCATTCCGTTGACCGCGCCGAATCCGCGGTAGTCGATGCCGGGGCGGCTGCCGAACGGGCCAAGTCCGGTGAGGACGTTTTGACCCAGACCATCGATTCCATAAATATTGTCATGAGCAATACAAATGAATTGAATAGCAGGGTGGAGGCTCTTGGAAAGCAGGCAGAGGGAATAGGCAGCATCATGTCAGTGATTTCCGATATCGCCGACCAGACCAACCTGCTGGCTTTGAACGCCGCCATCGAGGCTGCCAGGGCCGGTGACGCCGGGCGCGGCTTTGCCGTGGTTGCCGATGAGGTGCGTAATCTTGCGGAAAAAACAATGGAAGCAACCCGCGACGTAGGAACCGAGATAAGCAGGATTCAAGAGCAGGTTGAAATGACTGTGGCCGGAGTGAATCATATTAATGATCTTGCCGGGAACGCGTCCGGGCTGGCATCCAGTTCCGGCGAAGCGCTTGGGGAAATTGTAACACTTGCCGAGAAGAGTTCGCGCGCGGTTCGTTTGATTGCTGAAGAAGCAGTGCAACAGGCGGAAGCCAGCAGCACTGTTCGTGAAGCGGTGAACGAAGTCCATTCTATTTCAGATGAAACTGGAGAGGCTATGGCTGGAGCCGGTGAGGCTGTTTCCGTTCTTGGTAGACGCGTTGCTGACCTTGATGATATGATCGGAGTGTTCAAGCTGGTCGGTAATGGTAAGGTTCAGGAAGTGATTGATACTCTGGCCAAATCTTCCGATGTGCGTTCCTTGAACAGGGAATTGCAGGAGCGGGCTATGCACACTGCTTTGCGGAACAATCGTTTTCTCGAGCTTCTTTATATCACCGACCATAAAGGAATACAGACGGTCAGCAATATCAGCGGCCAGTGGCAGAGTTTTGCCAAAGACAGCTCGGCTTGCGGAAAGGACTGGTCAAACCGGGAATGGTTCAGGGGAGCCGTGGAAGATCAGACTATGTATGTGTCTGATGTTTATGAGTCTTCTGCAACCGGGGAGAACTGTATTACTGTTTCCGGTCCCTTCTTCGACTCCAAGGGCAGAGTTCTGGGTGTTATTGCCGCTGATGTGAAAGTTAACGGATAA
- a CDS encoding ACT domain-containing protein — protein sequence MNAENPPGLSQESSIERLLAGREILLAACSKSMPQDFPQQMCSLVDSYFRSRILEAVATGIITSADDLSIVAVGGYGRGQLAPFSDIDVLILTGLTAHEDLEALASFFFHPLWDLKFDVGHGVRTVEQNLELAKSDFKVLASLLDLRFIAGLEDPFRELVDRFRLEVLPEAGDNFCRILWDNRAQTGMGMDSVVLEPDLKNGWGTLRDVQFIRWCADIKGDYYPLNRTDILDLRKDEALLMQARCAVHYLRKRKQDKLILEILPDAASLCGVKGYDPAKRGNELLASIHQSMVRVRSMGDGLFRESFDADSRSFIDHRGIAGLKAALEVFGIKSRTGVPLTREARRAVSSISTTDDINLTRALKMVIDIFKGEFGWRASVEMLDSGVFKSFLPEFSKVSELVPYDGYHQYPPGRHSLLTVHKCCDIFRNEFSEGGKCISAADFDALLLGAFFHDIGKGRPNHSERGAKIAEEVLGRTDFSKRFKDDVIFLVRDHLLLVRASRSIDLSSVEALQRIADKIGSLRKLRMLFILSMADSMATGPRVWNSWSESLLREIYAGLELVLCEDEYIDLAPETQLTETLRRVRECAEGVVDPGMMESLIDCMPDRYLLVEDPDEIVLHMQQVLEFNRVYERDLVRKPSGKGGRGISLVRAFETEDEKRVKLVITAKDQDFLFAAQSGVLALHSVNILSAEVFSWSDGTAVNIFIVEDPSKNAPSDIWGRVERSIMYALTGRLALDYRLHKKRSSFLARSVPSRVPTRISIDNESSEQCTLIEVITQDRSGILYDMAAFFSRMNVNLRMARISTTGLSVFDVFHVEGSEGGRIKDKVHLRELIGALEYTLSGKD from the coding sequence ATGAATGCTGAAAATCCCCCCGGATTGTCCCAAGAGTCATCCATAGAACGTTTGCTTGCGGGACGAGAAATACTCCTCGCGGCATGCTCCAAGAGCATGCCGCAGGATTTTCCGCAGCAGATGTGTTCGCTGGTGGACAGTTATTTCCGATCGAGAATTCTGGAGGCTGTTGCTACAGGAATTATTACTTCTGCCGATGATCTTTCCATCGTGGCTGTTGGCGGTTATGGGCGAGGACAGCTAGCCCCGTTTTCCGACATTGATGTCTTGATTCTTACCGGACTTACCGCACATGAAGATCTGGAGGCTCTTGCTTCCTTCTTCTTCCATCCCCTATGGGATCTTAAATTTGATGTCGGCCACGGTGTGCGCACTGTGGAGCAGAATCTCGAATTGGCAAAGTCGGATTTCAAGGTACTGGCTTCGCTCCTTGACCTGCGCTTCATTGCCGGGCTTGAAGATCCTTTCCGGGAGTTGGTGGACAGGTTCAGATTGGAAGTGTTGCCCGAAGCAGGTGATAATTTTTGCCGTATCCTTTGGGATAACAGGGCCCAAACTGGAATGGGCATGGATTCTGTTGTCCTTGAGCCGGATTTAAAAAACGGCTGGGGGACTCTGCGTGATGTGCAGTTTATCCGCTGGTGTGCGGATATAAAAGGGGATTACTATCCTCTGAACAGGACCGACATCCTTGATCTGCGTAAGGACGAAGCTCTGCTGATGCAGGCTCGTTGCGCCGTTCATTATTTACGTAAACGCAAGCAGGATAAGCTAATCCTTGAGATTTTGCCTGACGCGGCATCATTGTGTGGCGTTAAGGGATATGATCCGGCAAAACGCGGCAATGAGCTGCTTGCTTCCATCCATCAGTCCATGGTTCGGGTACGCTCCATGGGGGATGGTCTTTTCCGGGAATCCTTTGATGCCGATTCAAGGTCCTTTATTGACCACAGGGGGATAGCCGGACTTAAAGCCGCACTGGAAGTATTCGGGATAAAATCCCGTACCGGAGTTCCTTTGACACGGGAGGCCCGACGTGCGGTTTCTTCCATCAGTACCACGGACGATATTAATCTCACCCGGGCCTTGAAGATGGTCATTGATATCTTCAAGGGTGAATTCGGATGGCGCGCCTCGGTAGAGATGCTCGACAGTGGTGTCTTTAAATCTTTCCTGCCGGAGTTTTCAAAAGTTTCGGAGCTTGTTCCTTACGACGGATATCACCAGTATCCGCCCGGGCGGCATTCTTTACTGACTGTCCATAAATGTTGTGACATATTTCGGAATGAATTTTCAGAGGGCGGCAAATGTATTTCAGCTGCAGACTTTGATGCACTGCTGCTTGGGGCTTTTTTTCATGATATCGGCAAAGGCAGACCCAACCATAGCGAACGTGGTGCCAAGATAGCCGAAGAGGTTCTGGGTCGCACTGATTTTTCCAAACGGTTTAAGGACGATGTTATTTTTCTGGTCCGTGATCACCTGCTGCTGGTTCGTGCTTCTCGTTCCATAGATCTTAGTTCAGTAGAGGCCCTACAGCGAATTGCCGATAAAATCGGTTCCCTGCGTAAATTGCGCATGCTTTTCATCCTATCCATGGCAGATTCAATGGCTACCGGTCCACGGGTCTGGAACTCATGGAGTGAGTCGCTGTTGCGTGAGATATATGCCGGTCTGGAACTGGTGCTATGTGAAGATGAGTATATTGATCTGGCTCCGGAGACCCAGTTGACCGAAACATTGCGCAGGGTCCGTGAATGCGCTGAAGGCGTCGTTGATCCGGGGATGATGGAGTCGCTTATAGACTGTATGCCCGACCGATATCTTCTAGTGGAGGACCCTGATGAAATCGTTCTGCATATGCAGCAGGTTTTGGAGTTCAACAGGGTCTATGAAAGGGATCTTGTTCGCAAGCCATCCGGTAAAGGCGGGCGCGGTATAAGTCTGGTCCGTGCATTTGAAACTGAGGATGAAAAGAGGGTTAAGCTGGTTATCACCGCTAAAGATCAGGATTTCCTTTTCGCTGCCCAGAGCGGAGTGCTGGCCCTGCATTCTGTGAATATCCTTTCCGCTGAAGTGTTCTCATGGTCGGACGGGACTGCGGTAAACATCTTCATTGTCGAGGATCCGTCAAAAAATGCTCCATCCGATATATGGGGAAGGGTGGAACGATCCATAATGTATGCGCTTACCGGACGGCTGGCTCTTGATTACCGGCTGCATAAAAAACGCAGTTCTTTTCTTGCGCGGTCAGTTCCCAGCAGGGTGCCAACCCGGATCAGCATTGATAATGAATCCAGTGAGCAGTGCACGCTCATCGAAGTAATCACTCAGGATCGTTCCGGCATATTATATGACATGGCCGCTTTTTTCTCCCGTATGAACGTCAATCTACGCATGGCCCGGATCTCAACGACCGGACTGTCTGTTTTTGATGTTTTTCATGTGGAAGGATCAGAGGGCGGACGTATCAAAGACAAAGTCCATCTGCGGGAGCTGATCGGGGCGCTCGAATATACCTTAAGCGGGAAAGATTGA
- a CDS encoding P-II family nitrogen regulator: MRKIEVIVRPFKVDDVKEAIAALGLKGMTVTDVKGFGRQGGHKEVYRGAEYQVDFIAKTKVEIVVDAERVPEVIEAVSAAAKTGKVGDGKIFVIPVEEVVRIRTGETGPEAI; encoded by the coding sequence ATGAGAAAGATAGAAGTTATAGTAAGACCTTTCAAGGTTGACGATGTTAAGGAAGCCATTGCGGCGCTTGGTCTCAAGGGCATGACTGTAACTGACGTTAAAGGCTTTGGCCGTCAGGGCGGACACAAGGAGGTCTATCGTGGTGCTGAGTATCAGGTGGATTTCATCGCCAAGACCAAGGTCGAGATTGTAGTGGACGCAGAGCGTGTGCCTGAAGTTATCGAAGCAGTAAGCGCCGCTGCTAAGACCGGCAAAGTCGGTGATGGTAAGATCTTCGTTATCCCGGTTGAAGAAGTGGTGCGTATCCGCACCGGAGAGACCGGTCCGGAAGCCATCTAA
- a CDS encoding ammonium transporter, with protein sequence MNSADTSFILICAALVMFMTPGLALFYGGMVRSKNVLATIMQSFIMLAIVSIIWAVIGYSLSFGTDIGGVIGGMDFFALNGVGMDTVNSPADNLPHLLFMVFQCMFAVITPALITGAFAERMKFGALLIFSSFWVILVYAPMCHWVWGGGWMGDHGALDFAGGAVVHMSSAAAALAGCLVMGKRKGYGKEPFIPHNLPMTLLGAGMLWFGWFGFNAGSALAANGLAANAFVTTHLAAAAAVLGWLLVEAMHGGKPTTLGAASGAVAGLVAITPAAGFVTPMASIVIGFGGGMVCYGGVLMKSKFGYDDSLDVVGIHGLGGTYGAIVTGLFASIGAEGLFYGNASQLWIQIESCIATWAYCFAVSWVLFKLIDKFYGLRPSEEDEVAGLDVSEHSEAGYQL encoded by the coding sequence ATGAATTCGGCGGATACTTCATTTATATTGATTTGTGCAGCGCTGGTTATGTTCATGACTCCGGGGCTTGCCTTGTTCTATGGCGGCATGGTGCGCAGCAAAAACGTTCTGGCTACCATAATGCAGAGCTTCATTATGCTCGCCATTGTCTCTATTATTTGGGCAGTGATCGGTTATTCTCTGTCCTTCGGTACTGATATCGGCGGAGTAATCGGTGGTATGGACTTTTTCGCCCTTAACGGAGTGGGTATGGACACGGTCAACAGCCCCGCAGATAATCTCCCACATCTTCTTTTTATGGTTTTTCAGTGTATGTTTGCGGTTATCACCCCCGCACTGATCACTGGAGCTTTTGCTGAGCGTATGAAGTTCGGCGCGCTGCTTATATTTTCTTCTTTCTGGGTGATCCTTGTTTACGCTCCCATGTGCCACTGGGTCTGGGGCGGCGGCTGGATGGGCGACCATGGCGCTCTCGATTTTGCTGGTGGTGCCGTTGTTCATATGAGTTCTGCTGCTGCGGCACTTGCCGGTTGTCTGGTCATGGGTAAACGTAAAGGATATGGGAAAGAGCCATTTATTCCCCACAACCTGCCCATGACCCTGCTGGGCGCCGGTATGCTCTGGTTCGGCTGGTTCGGTTTCAACGCCGGTAGTGCTCTTGCTGCAAACGGTCTCGCTGCTAACGCTTTTGTCACTACTCATCTCGCTGCTGCTGCAGCTGTTCTCGGCTGGTTGCTTGTTGAAGCTATGCATGGCGGAAAACCCACCACCCTCGGCGCTGCTTCCGGTGCTGTTGCCGGATTGGTTGCCATTACCCCGGCAGCAGGTTTTGTAACCCCCATGGCTTCCATCGTTATCGGATTCGGCGGCGGAATGGTCTGCTACGGCGGTGTACTCATGAAATCAAAATTCGGTTATGATGACTCTCTTGACGTTGTAGGTATCCACGGTCTTGGCGGGACTTATGGCGCTATTGTTACCGGTCTTTTCGCCAGTATCGGCGCAGAGGGGCTGTTCTACGGCAACGCTTCCCAGCTCTGGATTCAGATTGAGTCCTGCATCGCTACCTGGGCTTACTGCTTTGCTGTAAGCTGGGTCCTATTTAAACTGATCGATAAGTTTTATGGTCTGCGTCCTTCTGAAGAGGATGAGGTTGCGGGACTGGATGTTTCCGAACACAGTGAAGCCGGATATCAGTTGTAG
- a CDS encoding sigma-54-dependent Fis family transcriptional regulator, protein MTISINDYKALSQELDPDKLQTQILALLLKLQNVERGSLWIKRDGMYECVEALGDKSENIKGIRISPQEQSIVGWVIKHGKMTIAEAGDSRHFSSLEKNFKIKSKLILCFPLHLKGQEVYGAVQVIDTSTSGEQLNLDPAYLTMLQDMVDIGSISLRNSLEFQKQRREYDKLSRTLSSIRSSRTIVGKSQSVNKALKLVENYGVTNYPVLLYGESGTGKELFAEEIHAKSSRAQKPFLTQNCSAIPENLLESELFGYVKGAFTGAIANKSGLFEAADGGTVFLDEIGDMDINLQAKLLRVLQENEIKPLGGTQTKKIDIRIISATNRNLEEDVRSGRFREDLYYRLNVLPLKLPALRERKEDINLLTTHFLNREAAYSHMLPKRMSPEAMSIMVNYNWPGNIRELENMVKQFQAMVPGDTITERDIPQHIVHPEITPETTPQRLVTPSGHEKPAATQSDLGSMTWSEMEYSYVMTLLEKYRWNISRAAHAAGINRSTFDSRIKKLGISKRGQ, encoded by the coding sequence ATGACCATATCCATCAATGACTATAAAGCTTTATCGCAGGAACTTGATCCGGACAAGCTGCAAACCCAAATACTGGCCTTACTGTTGAAGCTTCAGAACGTAGAACGAGGCTCCCTTTGGATCAAACGCGACGGAATGTATGAATGCGTTGAAGCTCTTGGAGACAAGAGTGAAAATATCAAGGGAATAAGGATATCTCCTCAGGAGCAAAGCATTGTTGGCTGGGTCATAAAACACGGCAAGATGACTATCGCTGAAGCCGGTGACTCACGGCACTTCAGCTCACTGGAAAAAAATTTCAAAATAAAAAGCAAACTCATACTCTGCTTCCCCCTGCACCTAAAAGGACAGGAAGTATACGGCGCAGTTCAGGTTATTGACACAAGCACTTCCGGAGAGCAGCTTAACCTTGACCCGGCCTACCTGACCATGTTGCAGGACATGGTTGATATCGGTTCTATTTCTTTGCGCAATTCCCTTGAGTTCCAAAAACAACGCCGTGAATATGACAAACTCAGCCGCACACTCAGCAGCATAAGAAGCAGCAGGACTATTGTCGGCAAAAGCCAGTCGGTCAACAAAGCCTTAAAACTGGTCGAAAATTACGGGGTTACCAATTACCCTGTACTGCTTTACGGCGAATCCGGAACAGGTAAGGAACTGTTTGCCGAGGAGATACATGCTAAAAGCTCACGCGCCCAGAAGCCTTTTCTCACCCAGAACTGCAGTGCCATCCCGGAAAACCTGCTTGAAAGTGAACTATTCGGCTATGTGAAAGGAGCTTTCACCGGAGCCATAGCGAACAAATCCGGTTTGTTTGAAGCTGCTGACGGAGGGACAGTATTCCTTGATGAAATAGGCGATATGGACATTAACTTACAAGCCAAGCTGCTGCGTGTTTTGCAGGAAAACGAGATTAAACCCCTTGGCGGCACACAGACTAAAAAGATTGATATCCGCATCATCTCGGCCACCAACCGCAATCTGGAAGAAGACGTGCGATCCGGACGGTTCAGGGAAGACTTATATTACAGGTTGAATGTCCTCCCCCTCAAGCTGCCTGCGCTTCGTGAGCGCAAGGAAGATATCAACCTGCTGACCACCCATTTCCTGAACCGGGAAGCTGCATACAGTCACATGCTTCCAAAACGGATGTCCCCGGAAGCCATGTCCATCATGGTAAACTACAATTGGCCGGGGAATATCCGCGAACTGGAAAACATGGTAAAACAATTTCAGGCCATGGTTCCCGGCGATACAATCACGGAGAGAGACATTCCGCAACACATTGTACATCCGGAAATTACCCCGGAGACAACCCCGCAACGGCTTGTAACTCCCAGTGGACATGAAAAGCCTGCTGCCACGCAGAGCGACCTAGGGTCCATGACCTGGAGCGAGATGGAATATTCCTATGTAATGACTCTACTGGAGAAATACCGCTGGAATATCAGTCGAGCCGCTCATGCCGCTGGAATAAACCGCTCTACATTTGATTCACGCATAAAAAAACTGGGCATCAGCAAACGAGGGCAATAA